Sequence from the Halopelagius inordinatus genome:
ACCGCTCTGCGGGGGGTGAGATGCGGGTCACGACGCCGGACTCGTCGAACCGAAGTAGCCGACCGCCGACGGAGAGACAGCGCGTTTCGACCGCCTCCTCGCCCGAGAACAGGCACATGTTGGTGGTTCCGCCGCCGACGTCGACGTTCAGTATCGTCCGTCCGCCGTCCGCCGCCCACGCCGCGGCACCGGACCCCTTCCCGGCCAGGACGGACTCCAGTTCCGGGCCCGCCGCGGCGACGACGAAGTCACCGCTGTCTTCGGCGACGGCGTTGACCAGTTCTTCGGCGTTCCGCTTGTACGCCGACTCGCCGGTGACGATGACCGCACCGCTGTCGATGGACGACGGCGAGTGGCCCGCGAGGCGGAGTTCCGACTCGACTACCTCCTCGACGGCGTCCACGTCGAGCGTTCGTCGGTCCAGCAACGGCGTCTCGTGAACCTCGCCTCGGTAGACGACGTTCACGTCGCCGATTTCGACCGCGACGGCTCCGATTCCGGACGCCGAAACGGAGAGTTCGCTGACGACGAGTTGCGTCGTCGTCGTCCCGACGTCGATGCCGACGCTCGTCAGCGTCGCGGGGTCGCTACCGGACATGCTGCGGGTCGGCCTCAGGAGAGGTCAATGCCGCTCCCCTGCTTTTCGTGCGCTCTCTCGACGAGGCTGAGTATCTGCGCGCCCGCTTCGACCGCCGGGAGTCCGTCGTCGTGGATGTTCGAGATGACCGACTTCTTCGCCGTCGGTTTCCCCTCTCGGGGTTCGTAGACGAAGTACGCGCTCAGGCTCTGTGCCGTGTTCAACCCGGGACGTTCGCCGACGAGGTTCACGACGCTCGTCGCGCCGAGCGTCTCGCCGATGGCGTCCATCACGTCCACCCGGCCGAACTTCACGAACAGGGGCGTACCGACCTCGAACCCCCGCTGTTCGAGTCCGTCCACGAGCATCGGCAGGAGGTCGGATACGTTCGTCTCGACGGCCGTCGAACTCAGCCCGTCGCAGACGACTATCTGGACGTCGGGGTTTCGCACGCACTCGTCTCGAATCCTCGCCGCGGTGTCGTCGTCTATCTGGCGTCCCAAATCCGGGCGAGCGAGGTACTCGTCTTGGTCCGACACTCGGCTCTGAATTCGGAGCAATCCCGCCTCCTCGATGGCCTCGTCGGACACCTGCGTCAGGACGGCGTCGCGGGCGCGGGCGTGGTCCGCGCGAAACGACAGCACCGACGACGTGCGCGGACGGGTGCCACTTCTCCCGACGCCGAGTCGAGA
This genomic interval carries:
- the eutC gene encoding ethanolamine ammonia-lyase subunit EutC, with the translated sequence MSDSQPPHVNDPNDEQALERIADATPSRLGVGRSGTRPRTSSVLSFRADHARARDAVLTQVSDEAIEEAGLLRIQSRVSDQDEYLARPDLGRQIDDDTAARIRDECVRNPDVQIVVCDGLSSTAVETNVSDLLPMLVDGLEQRGFEVGTPLFVKFGRVDVMDAIGETLGATSVVNLVGERPGLNTAQSLSAYFVYEPREGKPTAKKSVISNIHDDGLPAVEAGAQILSLVERAHEKQGSGIDLS